A region of the Struthio camelus isolate bStrCam1 chromosome 4, bStrCam1.hap1, whole genome shotgun sequence genome:
CGAGGCTGGAATAGCCCAAATCTTAGCGGGGTGGCCGGAAAACTACATCTGTGACTCTCCCCTGACAGTGAGAGGGGAGCAGGTCGGAGCTGTACATCTCTCACTGATGGAGTGCCACAGATCCCTCGTTGTGTCGTTAATCTGTGCGCTGGTGTTCCTGGTCATTCTCGTCCTTGTGGTTGTCGGGTACAAGTATCATGCGATCTGGTACATGAGAATGACCTGGGCATGGCTTCGAGCCAAGAGGAAGCCCAAGCAAGGTCCCCCAAAGGATATTTGCTATGATGCTTTTGTCTCCTACAGTGAGAATGACTCTGACTGGGTGGAAAACATCATggtgcaggagctggagcaggcctGTCCTCCCTTTCGACTGTGCCTCCATAAGCGGGACTTTGTGCCTGGGAAGTGGATTGTGGATAACATCATTGACTCCATAGAGAAAAGCCACAAAACGCTGTTTGTGCTGTCGGAGCACTTTGTGCAGAGTGAGTGGTGCAAATACGAGCTGGACTTCTCGCACTTCCGCCTCTTTGATGAGAACAACGATGCGGCGATTCTCATCCTCCTGGAGCCCATTCAGAGCAAAGCGATTCCCAAAAGGTTCTGCAAACTGCGGAAGATAATGAACACAAAGACCTACCTGGAGTGGCCTCttgaggaacagcagcagcagatatTTTGGTTTAATTTAAAATTAGCTCTAAAATCCTAGGCAGGGATATTGGATACTGAATATACAGCTCAACTACTAATGGCTTATTTCCCTTGCCTGTACATCTCATCATCTTTCTATACCTCTAGAGTAGAGTGCTGAACTACTGGAAATTCTATTGCTTgatgtgaaattattttatttttgcagttgtgGGCTGGAACTGTCTACACATTTTAATCAGCAATGTTAacaaattctttttcatttaaatatttaaactgagGATGAGAAGTTGTTTAGAAATATGGTTATATAGTTTATGTGTCTTTATCTGAACAAAAGCTTTATGAGAGAGCCTGCTTAGCCAAGGGTATTTCTGAGTTCTTTGTATAAACCATTTCAAATCAAATGCAATAAAAGTCAATTTACGCAGCAAGGAGTTTGTCCTAGCGCCTCTAGTTACTGGATCTAAGGACAGATTCTCAGCAGTAGTTGGCAATCATTTTCAGTTAAGTGCCCAAATCTCTTGAGGATTGCAGATGCAAAGCTTAATCTAAAAATGCACTTTCATACCACAGTGCTGGCTGTTGCTGTATATATGTTCTACGCCAGCCCACCTTCTTGGtgaaatacagaaatgatgaGCAGGTGTTTAGTTTCTTTGTTCCATATATGGGAACAGATGCTTCAGAGTGGGGTACAaacacttttctttcttgcttaaaTGTAGTTGCCTGAATACTCAGCTAGGATGTGGGAGACACGAATGTATAAGCAGTCTTTGAATCCATGACCATTCTCCTCTCTCTAATCAGTGGCTTTTGCACTGTCACAAAAACAGTGCTTCGGTccttttttgctctctctttaaGTCAGACCGTGCAACCCAAAGGGCTGGAATGTCTCCCACCTCACAGCACTGTGTTTCTTGTTGGCTGGGCCCACCATTCCTCAAGAAGAGAGCTGGGACAAGGACTCCCAGCTGCTGAAGGAGGGGATTAAATCGAGACACCAGCACCAGGCTcttccttcagagaaaaaatgtgttttaaaaagaaaggtagcTCAGGAGATACCTGTATTGTAGACAAAGGAAATTTAAGATGGCTTTAATAGTTCGAATCCAGTAGGCCAGAGGGACAACAAACTACTGGACCGGTGTAGGGCTTAGGCACAGTGTACTTGAGACTGACACATCAAGGCATGTACAGTAGGAGACCTTAGAAGTTTTCACATGGAAATGTCTGGAGCATTTTGCTGAATCAATGATTAGATCATGTCcaagttgttgtttttaatattgtgTTTTGGTCTTGGGCATCTAAAGTATACAAAATCTCACTTCAAACACCCGAATATTTTTAATCAAGTTTGTACATTGAAGCTGTTCATCTTGTAGCTTTTTGCCTTCAGTGCTATTGCTTTTAGGGGGTTGTTCTCTGCAGAGTCTTCAGTGAGAGCAGAAGTCTTAGCCTCTGCTAGCCATTTAGAAGGGAGCGGATAAACATTCTTCCATTACACGCACAACTACGCAACTCTGACAGTGTAACATAAAGAGGAAGATTTATTTACCTGCATTTCTCCATATATGAACACATGCATAAAGCATTACAGGAATCATTGTCTTTGCCAGCTCTTCTAAGTGATCTAGGAAAAAAGCCACCTTTCTACTATGTATTtaaattttgctgtttcttttatttacttacttacatTTTTATTGCTCTGTTCCCCATTTTATAGCATATAAACCTCTACCTTCATATGTAAGATGGCTTCACGCATCTTCTGCTTTATTCCCATACATACTAAAGTGTAAGTAAAGCTAATCTGTATTTTTCACTTCTATTGACAATATaaagattctttaaaaaactGACTATATTTCATTTGAGTTCAAAAGATACTTTAGCTAGGCTgggaaaaataccttttaagCCAGCTACTGTGACTTCTAAGCAGAACTGCACACTGTTGCATAAACAAGCTATGTTTCAATTCCTTGCTTTGTGGCCAGGGTAGTACTGAAGTCAAACATTCAGCCTCTGAGCAGGAAGACTCAGGAGTATACCTGTTCTAATTCTGAACacacatttactttaaaaaaaaaaaaaagggaggggctAGTCAATCATTAGACAATTAAATACATCTGTTGTAAAGTCTATTTATCACACACAAACATCACAGCAAGTCCTACTCTTCCTGTTCATTATACATTTCCAACTGGATTAGAAAAATTACAGTGCAAATATGTacacaaaaaaattcagtttgtgATGATTAAGACGGAGCCAGGCCATAACTCGCTTACTCAAAACCTGAAAAAGCATGGGagtaaaaagcaaaagagaaaaatcttttgcaCACTGTAGTCTCTTCAGAGCACAAGAATCAGTTGGACAGTCCAGCATTTTCTCTGCCAACAGGTATGTGCCTCCAACTGGCACTGCAACACAAAATCTTTGCCAAAAATCTCAGGTGCCCTTCCCTCCACAGTCAGGTCCATCTGGCTACCAAGCACACAATACACATTGCTGTGGTTCCAATTTTTTATAAGGGGGTGTTGGAAGAGGTATGAGTTATAATACAGCAGCTCTAgaaagaggtgaggaaaaaaaaaagctaaagataACCTTATGCTAGTTTTGCCTGAGTTTGGGAATAAAATTACCTTACATTAACCAAATGATCAAACTATTTAGGTGCCATGTTTTAGAATTCGCTGTATCCAAAGCCATTATGTGATCTAAAATTCTCATCTGCCACTCAGCTTTCTGTATTTAGAATTTCAACTATTAGGCACTACAAATATACTTAAtaatgaaacaatttttaaatattggcactttcttttccttattttttaagagCTCTACATAATAAGAAAATAAGTCCTTTTGTCTAAAACAATTTTCTCACTGAAGGCAGCAATCTCTTTTAAAACTCTCACTTTGAGAAGATCAAAAATGCTTTAACATCATGCTGTAAAGTAATGCAGTCTTGCTATTAAGATAAAAGGAGGCACCCTCCCAGTAAAAGGGTGTATAGCACACCAGAGTTCAGCCAACTACTATCTTCCATagtcttttaaaattaagtataGAATATGCATATTATTGTACACAGGTAAATATCCAACACTTTGCATTCTCACTAATAATCTTAGTCCTATTCTAAACTCAGTGAGTAATTAATGCCTTGGACTATGCCTATAACAGCTGGTTACCAAGCCACCAGATAGCGGAGCCAATCCAAAAGTTGCCCATACAACATGTGTGCGTTCCCACCTAATCTGCTGTTAAGGAAACTGGAGATACAGTTTAACAGTTAGTAaatcttggctttttttcttAGTCAGAATCAAAGAAAAAGTATAGGCGTAAAgttttgaaatgctttctttcCAGCTCTTCTAATTTAATTCCTTTTGCATAAGGGTAAGGTTAAATTTAAACATGTCATTGACATATTGTTGAAATAAAGCTTACAGAAGTAAGCTAAATTTTGCTTCAACTCAAGCAGGTTTCTGAAGATGCAGCAGCAAATCTTGGACTATTCTTCTGTTTGCTACagaaattggaggaaaaaatgtaGTCTACCAAATagtaagaagaaaggaaaagcacttgTCCTGAAAGTGGACTATATCAATCCTGTGCACGAAAGAGCAAATGCCACTGCGTGGAATCTTTCTAAAACTGTGATTTACATTCTTTAAAATGTTCCTCTCATTATATAAATGATTTTTGGATGTCCGAAAGttaagagggaaaaatatatatatacacacacacacatatatatagaaatacacacacacacacacacacacacacacacacacacacacacacacacacacacacacacacacacacacacacattttacttGCTTGGGGTCCCAGATAAGATAAAGTCAAACAAACAGAACTATCATCTTCCCTAAATATAATAGCTCCTTAACAAtaattgtttttccatttatttaatgTGGGCATCTCATCCCACCACTGCAGACCAAAACAACAATTAACAAGTAATCAGGCTACAGTTTAGAAAATTCAAATCAGAAGCACACTTGTTAAGGAAAGAATATGGGTTACTTAAGATCCTCTTCAAATCAACTTTCTCCTTGCATATGGGCAAGTCTGTTTCTTGCCAACAGTACACCAACCACAAATGCAGAATTCATGAAACCTGTTATCAAGCGTATTATTAAGGAGTCTTTCAAATATAAACAAGGAGCAGTGCATATATCTGCAAGCCCAGTCAAATCATCAGCAGATAATTTTAATGACTGATTATGGCTACTGCCACCTGTTTTATAACTGAGCAGTTTCAAATGGTCTTCAAATGGCTTAaatatttagaattattttaaaattgaatcCAATGCCCTGAACATAGACCAATAACTGTATTCTCCAGCATGCAAGAAGTCAGGAGACTtacaaactgcagaagaaaatgattcATAACAGTGCTACGGAGTGTATGCTGTACCTTTCCTTTTGGTTTCTGGAATGCAAAATGCTTAGTTGTATGGCACCCCTCAGTACCAGTTCCGGGTTTTCTGCCAGGCTTTAGGCTAGGTATATGTTACCTTTTGAGAAGAGTTCTACATCTGCTCTTAAAACTGCCCACCAAACACTACCCCAGGCACAGCCAGCGGGAACCCTCTGCAGAATCTTGAATTATCAGACCTGACCAATGGGTAAGCCTGCATGGGTTAGCATGGGGCAGTTTAATACGCTGCCGGGCACACCCAGCCTGGCTGAACACAAAGTATCTAGAAGGCAGATTTAGGCATGGAGTAGTAGGGTTATGGCTTTTCTTACGTTATGTGTCAGAAAGCCGTGTGGACTCAGGTTGTGACACAGAAttgaaatacatttctttcttacTCCTATTTTTACTTTCATGCTATGCTGTTTCTGAAtctgttttttgttccttttctcttgatatttattgctgttactattatttttaatgcagcagaaaagaagaaaaaacaacagttCCATAATTACATGAAAAGGATACACATGATTACAGGACAGCTGGTAGGTATTTTCAGTGATCCCTTCTTCATTTACATCCACAAATATTTTCTGCCCACAGACTGCACAGATGTCATTGGACACGTTTCTTGTTGGTATG
Encoded here:
- the RNF175 gene encoding RING finger protein 175, translated to MFGFNLFFRIKTEDSMGFGVILFFYGLYYGVMGRDFTEICSDYMASTTGFYNVSGIPTRNVSNDICAVCGQKIFVDVNEEGITENTYQLSCNHVFHEFCICGWCTVGKKQTCPYARRKLI